The nucleotide window TTTAATGGATGAGAAAAAAAGTATGCATCCGAATGATGATGTCAATAAATCGCAGAGCAGCAACGATACGTTTCCAACGGCAATGCATATTGCGGCATATAAAATTTTAATAGAAAATACCATCCCCGGAATTACAAATCTGCGCAACACATTAGATGCAAAATCAAAAGCATTTATGGATGTGGTTAAAATTGGTCGCACGCATTTTATGGATGCAACACCAATTACACTTGGTCAGGAATTTTCAGGTTATGTTGCGCAATTGGATCATGGAATAAAAGCAATTAATAACACACTTGCACATCTCAGTGAACTCGCACTAGGTGGCACTGCTGTAGGTACAGGAATAAATACTCCCAAAGGCTATGATGTACTCGTTGCAAAACATATTGCGCAATTAACCGGCTTGCCATTTATTACTGCAAAAAATAAATTCGAAGCGTTGGCAGCACATGATGCAATTGTAGAATCACATGGCGCATTAAAAACTGTTGCGGTGAGTTTGATGAAAATTGCTAATGATATTCGCATGCTTTCCTCCGGTCCGAGAAGTGGTATTGGCGAAATTCAAATTCCGGATAATGAACCCGGTTCATCCATTATGCCCGGCAAAGTAAATCCCACACAATGTGAAGCGTTGACGATGGTAGCTGCGCAAGTATTGGGTAATGATGTGGCAATAAATATCGGTGGCGCAACAGGACATTTTGAATTGAATGTTTTTAAACCAATGATGATTTATAATTTTCTGCATTCAGCAAGATTAATTGGTGATGCATGTAATTCTTTTAATGAAAGATGTGCAGTTGGAATAGAACCCATCACAGAAAATATTAAAA belongs to Bacteroidota bacterium and includes:
- the fumC gene encoding class II fumarate hydratase, which codes for MTFRIEKDTLGTVEVQADKYWGAQTQRSIQNFPIAADINKMPKEIIRAFAYLKKAAAITNNELGVLDADKCKLISQVCDEILEGKLDAEFPLVVWQTGSGTQSNMNANEVIANRAHVINGGNLMDEKKSMHPNDDVNKSQSSNDTFPTAMHIAAYKILIENTIPGITNLRNTLDAKSKAFMDVVKIGRTHFMDATPITLGQEFSGYVAQLDHGIKAINNTLAHLSELALGGTAVGTGINTPKGYDVLVAKHIAQLTGLPFITAKNKFEALAAHDAIVESHGALKTVAVSLMKIANDIRMLSSGPRSGIGEIQIPDNEPGSSIMPGKVNPTQCEALTMVAAQVLGNDVAINIGGATGHFELNVFKPMMIYNFLHSARLIGDACNSFNERCAVGIEPITENIKKHVDNSLMLVTALNPKIGYYKAAEIAQKAHKENKTLKETAIALGYLTAEEFDAWVKPEEMVGR